Proteins encoded in a region of the Massilia sp. UMI-21 genome:
- a CDS encoding response regulator transcription factor: protein MRILLAEDDSVLADGLTRSLRQSGYAIDCVKNGQDADTALTTQEFDLLILDLGLPRLSGLEVLRRLRARSSLLPVLILTAADSVEQRVEGLDLGADDYMAKPFALSELEARVRALTRRGAGGGPAVVRHGPLVYDQVGRSAYINDQMLDLSARELGLLEVLLARTGRLVSKEQLVDHLCEWGEEVSNNAIEVYVHRLRKKIEIGGVRIATVRGLGYCLEKFSDAPRAAASENK from the coding sequence ATGCGAATTCTGCTCGCCGAAGATGATAGCGTACTTGCCGACGGACTCACGCGTTCCCTGCGCCAGTCCGGGTATGCGATCGATTGCGTCAAGAACGGCCAGGATGCCGACACGGCCCTCACTACCCAGGAGTTCGATCTCCTCATCCTCGACCTCGGCCTGCCCAGGCTGTCCGGGCTGGAGGTGCTGCGCCGCCTGCGTGCGCGCTCGTCGCTGCTGCCGGTGCTGATCCTCACCGCGGCCGACTCGGTCGAGCAGCGCGTCGAGGGCCTCGACCTCGGCGCCGACGACTACATGGCCAAACCCTTTGCCCTGTCCGAACTGGAAGCGCGGGTACGCGCCCTGACCCGGCGCGGCGCCGGCGGCGGCCCTGCCGTGGTGCGCCACGGTCCGCTGGTGTACGACCAGGTCGGCCGCAGCGCCTACATCAACGACCAGATGCTCGACCTGTCGGCACGCGAGCTCGGCCTGCTCGAGGTGCTGCTGGCGCGTACCGGGCGCCTGGTCTCGAAGGAGCAGCTGGTGGACCACCTGTGCGAATGGGGCGAGGAAGTCTCGAACAATGCCATCGAGGTCTACGTGCACCGGCTGCGCAAGAAGATCGAGATCGGCGGCGTGCGCATCGCCACCGTGCGCGGCCTCGGCTACTGCCTCGAGAAATTCTCCGACGCCCCACGCGCGGCGGCATCCGAGAACAAGTGA
- a CDS encoding sensor histidine kinase N-terminal domain-containing protein, translating into MLAPLLLLWPMSIAITYLVAKSIANQPFDDALEDRVTVLSQQIRTVAGRPVVQLPASARDVLRADDVDSVYFQISAPDGSHIDGDRDLPRPRTANGADSGDSAERAYSGAVVFRNDTIHGTPVRVAYSYVNLDPLRPGPVPADSAPGLALVQVAETLDKRAHLANEIIKGVILPQFIILPVILALVWFALSRGLSPLAELQERIRARPQDDLSPIDPRQVPEEISPLVGSFNDMLERLAQTVEMQKRFIADAAHQMKTPLAGMRMQSELALRQVDPDEIHRSLEQLAKSSESATRLVNQLLALARAENQPHAGLAFEEIDLTQLARATVQDWVQASFVHRIDLGYESPEAPSDAPIRIAGNALMLRELLSNLIDNALRYTPQGGSVTVRVRRDGEHALLEVEDTGPGIAPAERAHVFDRFYRILGSNVQGSGLGLAIVREIAQQHGAEIDIFNNPRSHASKYPGSLFRLTFPPPVHEPIDAD; encoded by the coding sequence ATGCTGGCCCCGCTGCTGTTGCTGTGGCCGATGAGCATCGCGATCACCTACCTGGTGGCGAAGTCGATCGCCAACCAGCCATTCGACGATGCACTGGAAGACCGCGTCACCGTGCTGTCGCAGCAGATCCGCACGGTGGCCGGCCGGCCCGTGGTGCAGCTGCCCGCCAGCGCGCGCGACGTGCTGCGCGCCGACGACGTCGACAGCGTGTATTTCCAGATCAGCGCGCCGGACGGCAGCCACATCGACGGCGACCGCGACCTGCCGCGCCCCCGCACCGCCAACGGCGCCGACAGCGGCGACAGCGCCGAGCGCGCCTACAGCGGCGCCGTGGTGTTCCGCAACGACACCATCCACGGCACGCCGGTGCGCGTCGCCTATTCGTACGTCAACCTCGACCCCTTGCGGCCCGGCCCGGTGCCGGCCGATTCCGCGCCCGGCCTGGCCCTGGTCCAGGTCGCGGAAACCCTGGACAAGCGCGCCCACCTCGCCAACGAAATCATCAAGGGCGTGATCCTGCCCCAGTTCATCATCCTGCCGGTGATCCTGGCGCTGGTCTGGTTCGCCCTGTCGCGCGGCCTGTCCCCGCTGGCCGAGCTGCAGGAACGCATCCGCGCACGGCCGCAGGACGACCTGTCGCCGATCGACCCGCGCCAGGTGCCGGAAGAGATCTCGCCGCTGGTCGGCTCCTTCAACGACATGCTCGAGCGCCTGGCCCAGACCGTCGAGATGCAGAAGCGCTTCATCGCCGACGCCGCGCACCAGATGAAGACGCCGCTGGCGGGCATGCGCATGCAGTCCGAGCTGGCCCTGCGCCAGGTCGACCCCGACGAAATCCACCGTTCGCTCGAGCAGCTGGCCAAGAGCTCGGAATCGGCCACGCGCCTGGTCAACCAGTTGCTGGCCCTGGCCCGCGCCGAGAACCAGCCGCACGCCGGCCTCGCCTTCGAAGAAATCGACCTGACGCAGCTGGCCCGCGCCACCGTGCAGGACTGGGTGCAGGCCTCGTTCGTGCACCGCATCGATCTCGGCTACGAGTCGCCCGAAGCGCCATCCGACGCCCCGATCCGGATCGCCGGCAACGCACTGATGCTGCGCGAACTGCTGTCGAACCTGATCGACAACGCGCTGCGCTACACCCCGCAGGGCGGCAGCGTCACGGTACGCGTGCGGCGCGACGGCGAACATGCCCTGCTCGAAGTCGAGGACACCGGTCCGGGCATCGCCCCCGCCGAGCGCGCGCACGTGTTCGATCGCTTCTATCGCATCCTCGGCAGCAACGTGCAGGGCAGCGGCCTGGGACTGGCGATCGTGCGCGAAATCGCCCAGCAGCACGGCGCCGAGATCGACATCTTCAACAATCCGCGCAGCCACGCGTCCAAGTACCCGGGCAGCCTGTTCCGCCTGACCTTCCCGCCTCCTGTCCATGAACCCATCGATGCCGACTGA
- a CDS encoding DUF4212 domain-containing protein, whose product MNPSMPTEPLPPSSDPHLQLAAAGAAHWGATRRLTLVLMTLWLCTGFGTVFFARELSRFTLFGWPLSFYMAAQGASLVSLGVIAFYAWRMRRLDRLHAAAVPEHP is encoded by the coding sequence ATGAACCCATCGATGCCGACTGAGCCCCTGCCTCCTTCCAGCGATCCGCACCTGCAGCTGGCCGCAGCCGGCGCCGCGCACTGGGGGGCGACGCGCCGGCTGACCCTGGTCCTGATGACGCTGTGGCTGTGCACCGGCTTCGGCACCGTGTTCTTCGCGCGCGAGCTGTCGCGCTTCACCCTGTTCGGCTGGCCGCTGTCCTTCTACATGGCGGCCCAGGGCGCCTCGCTGGTCTCGCTGGGGGTGATCGCCTTCTACGCCTGGCGCATGCGCCGGCTCGACCGCCTGCATGCGGCCGCCGTCCCGGAGCACCCATGA
- a CDS encoding cation acetate symporter, with protein MSANKPPYFRKLSRYYLWYTACFALFLVALALLEQEGMPRLWIGYSFMFATIVLYATIGVVARTSNVTEYYVAGRRVPALFNGMATAADWISAASFISLAGGLYLYGFDGLAYIMGWTGGFVLVALLIAPYLRKFGQYTIPDFLAVRYGGGAGGRGGPVRALAVGATILVSFTYVVAQIYAVGLIASRFTGVDFSVGIFLGLASILVCSFLGGMRGITWTQVAQYIILLVAFLIPSIWLAAKHADNPVPQLAYGSLLPKLAVRERQLEQDPREEQVRAEFRRRAAAYSARLAGLPGSWETGKLEAQHQLVAVRTSNASLGEVRQAERAFNTYPGSPDEARTLWLQQRDANLARARPPVPHAVPFPGATQEESDKRRNNFLAVVFCLMFGTAALPHILMRAYTTPSVDETRVSVFWTLFFILLIYLTIPALAVLAKYDIYTALVGSDFSALPTWVSYWANVDKVKPLLSIADINRDGVVQLAEIAIDADVLVLATPEIGGLPYVISGLVAAGGLAAALSTADGLLLAISNALSHDVYYKMVDPGASTQKRVTISKLLLLAVAFIAAYAASQKPADILSLVGAAFSLAGSTLFPVLVLGVFWKRANHMGAIAGMVTGFMVCLWYMLRASPTLGGSLDASWLGIQPLAAGVFGVPAGLLATVVGSLLSAPPSRTSLGMVDYIRAPQEEQSGKP; from the coding sequence ATGAGCGCGAACAAGCCGCCCTACTTTCGCAAGCTGTCGCGCTACTACCTCTGGTACACCGCCTGCTTCGCGCTGTTCCTGGTGGCGCTGGCCCTGCTCGAGCAGGAGGGCATGCCGCGCCTGTGGATCGGCTACAGCTTCATGTTTGCGACCATCGTCCTGTACGCCACCATCGGCGTGGTGGCGCGCACCTCCAACGTCACCGAATACTACGTGGCCGGGCGGCGCGTGCCGGCCCTGTTCAACGGCATGGCCACCGCCGCCGACTGGATCTCGGCGGCCAGCTTCATCAGCCTGGCCGGCGGCCTGTACCTGTACGGCTTCGACGGCCTGGCCTACATCATGGGCTGGACCGGCGGCTTCGTGCTGGTGGCCCTGCTCATCGCGCCCTACCTGCGCAAGTTCGGGCAGTACACCATCCCCGATTTCCTGGCGGTGCGCTACGGCGGCGGCGCGGGCGGGCGCGGCGGCCCGGTGCGGGCGCTGGCGGTGGGCGCCACCATCCTGGTGTCGTTCACCTACGTGGTGGCGCAGATCTACGCGGTCGGCCTGATCGCCTCGCGCTTCACCGGGGTCGATTTCTCGGTCGGCATCTTCCTGGGCCTGGCCTCGATCCTGGTGTGCTCCTTCCTGGGCGGGATGCGCGGCATCACCTGGACCCAGGTGGCGCAGTACATCATCCTGCTGGTGGCCTTCCTGATTCCGAGCATCTGGCTGGCGGCCAAGCATGCCGACAACCCGGTGCCGCAGCTGGCCTATGGCTCACTGCTACCCAAGCTTGCCGTGCGCGAGCGCCAGCTGGAACAGGACCCGCGCGAGGAACAGGTGCGCGCCGAGTTCCGCCGCCGCGCCGCTGCGTATTCGGCCCGCCTCGCGGGGCTGCCGGGCTCGTGGGAAACCGGCAAGCTGGAGGCGCAGCACCAGCTGGTGGCGGTGCGCACCAGTAATGCCTCGCTGGGCGAGGTGCGCCAGGCCGAACGTGCCTTCAACACCTACCCCGGCTCGCCCGACGAGGCGCGCACGCTGTGGCTTCAACAACGCGACGCCAACCTGGCGCGGGCGCGCCCGCCGGTGCCGCACGCCGTGCCCTTCCCCGGCGCGACGCAAGAAGAATCGGACAAGCGCCGCAACAACTTCCTGGCGGTGGTGTTCTGCCTGATGTTCGGCACCGCCGCCCTGCCCCATATCCTGATGCGCGCCTACACCACGCCCTCGGTGGACGAGACCCGGGTCTCGGTGTTCTGGACCCTGTTCTTCATCCTGCTGATCTACCTGACCATCCCGGCGCTGGCGGTGCTGGCCAAGTACGACATCTACACCGCGCTGGTGGGCAGCGACTTCTCGGCGCTGCCCACCTGGGTCTCGTACTGGGCCAATGTCGACAAGGTCAAGCCCCTGCTCAGCATCGCCGACATCAACCGCGACGGCGTGGTGCAGCTGGCCGAGATCGCGATCGATGCCGACGTGCTGGTGCTGGCCACGCCCGAGATCGGCGGCCTGCCCTACGTGATCTCGGGCCTGGTGGCGGCCGGCGGCCTGGCGGCGGCGCTGTCCACCGCGGACGGCCTGCTGCTGGCGATCTCCAACGCCCTCTCGCACGACGTCTACTACAAGATGGTCGACCCGGGCGCCTCGACCCAGAAGCGGGTCACGATCTCCAAGCTGCTGCTGCTGGCGGTGGCCTTCATCGCTGCCTACGCCGCCTCGCAGAAGCCGGCCGACATCCTCTCCTTGGTGGGCGCGGCCTTCTCACTGGCTGGTTCCACTCTTTTTCCGGTGCTGGTGCTGGGCGTGTTCTGGAAGCGCGCCAACCACATGGGCGCGATCGCCGGCATGGTCACCGGCTTCATGGTCTGCCTGTGGTACATGCTGCGCGCCAGCCCGACCCTGGGCGGCAGCCTGGACGCGTCCTGGCTCGGCATCCAGCCGCTGGCGGCCGGGGTGTTCGGGGTGCCGGCCGGACTGCTGGCCACGGTGGTCGGCAGCCTGCTGAGCGCGCCGCCGAGCCGCACCAGCCTGGGGATGGTCGACTATATCCGGGCGCCGCAAGAAGAACAATCAGGCAAACCCTGA
- a CDS encoding S9 family peptidase, protein MHTSLSRSLRGAAFACAVALACAQPVHADTQAQAKAAPPPISSFFANSPFGGAVLSPDAHFLAVRLGAPGKRDSLAVIDLSNNSAKVIASYNDADVGTIRWINNERLVFTTEEKNVGLGNKRYAPGLYAINRDGRKFVELADRSGMGSTHGTRTTRRVLPWHTYLLPQAGSRDSDYVYVTSPNFDTAGEVRSVDLLRLNTLTGTTQTVPRPGEVRGWMLDHQGEPRLASSFEKDTITLHYREPATGSWRVLASYPAYGDGSKALQPLGFNAEGKLYVLARSGGRDTTSVHIFDIATGKIDPQPLVTTAGFDFDGGLVANRDKVLGIRFTTDATSNEWFDPGMKAIQAELDKLLPATINMVTVPAQSDSPWVLVHSYSDVVPRIYSLYNIKTRQLNKIADAKPGIKPSEMGRQQFVRYKARDGLEIPALLTLPAGGARNKLPMVVLVHGGPYVRGASWGWHPESQFLASRGYAVLEPEFRGSQGFGIKHFKAGFKQWGLAMQDDIADGVRWAVDKGIADGARVCIAGASYGGYATLMGLVKDPDLYKCGINWVGVTDINLMYNGGWSFTNDTPDEYKAYGMPEMVGDPVKDAAQLKATSPIEQAARITQPVLLAYGGVDRRVPINHGTLFRNALMKTNQDVEWVEYPEEGHGFSLEKNNIDFWSRVERFLDRNIGAGAAK, encoded by the coding sequence ATGCATACCTCGCTATCACGCTCGCTGCGCGGCGCAGCATTCGCCTGCGCCGTCGCACTCGCCTGCGCCCAACCAGTCCATGCCGATACGCAGGCGCAGGCAAAGGCCGCGCCGCCGCCCATCTCCAGCTTCTTCGCCAACTCCCCGTTTGGCGGCGCCGTGCTGTCGCCGGACGCGCACTTCCTGGCGGTGCGCCTGGGCGCCCCGGGCAAGCGCGATTCCCTGGCAGTGATCGACCTCTCGAACAACAGCGCCAAGGTCATCGCCTCGTACAACGATGCCGACGTCGGCACGATCCGCTGGATCAACAACGAACGCCTGGTCTTCACCACCGAGGAAAAGAATGTCGGCCTGGGCAACAAGCGCTACGCGCCCGGCCTGTATGCCATCAACCGCGACGGCCGCAAGTTCGTCGAACTGGCCGACCGCAGCGGCATGGGCAGTACCCACGGCACCCGTACCACCCGCAGGGTCCTGCCCTGGCATACCTACCTGCTGCCCCAGGCCGGCTCCCGCGACTCCGACTACGTGTATGTGACGAGCCCGAATTTCGATACCGCCGGCGAAGTGCGCAGTGTCGACCTGTTGCGCCTGAACACCCTGACCGGCACTACCCAGACCGTGCCGCGCCCGGGCGAGGTACGCGGCTGGATGCTCGACCACCAGGGCGAGCCGCGCCTGGCATCGTCGTTTGAGAAGGACACGATCACGCTGCATTACCGCGAGCCGGCGACCGGCAGTTGGCGCGTGCTGGCCAGCTATCCCGCCTACGGCGACGGCAGCAAGGCGCTGCAGCCGCTCGGTTTCAACGCGGAGGGCAAACTGTACGTGCTGGCGCGCAGCGGCGGACGCGATACGACCTCGGTCCACATCTTCGACATCGCCACCGGCAAGATCGACCCGCAGCCACTGGTGACGACTGCCGGCTTCGACTTCGATGGCGGCCTGGTCGCGAACCGCGACAAGGTGCTGGGCATCCGTTTCACCACCGATGCGACGTCGAACGAATGGTTCGACCCGGGCATGAAGGCGATCCAGGCCGAGCTGGACAAGCTGCTGCCGGCCACCATCAATATGGTCACCGTGCCGGCGCAAAGCGATTCGCCCTGGGTGCTGGTGCACTCTTATTCGGACGTCGTCCCCCGCATCTACTCGCTGTACAACATCAAGACCAGGCAGCTGAACAAGATCGCCGACGCCAAACCCGGCATCAAGCCGTCCGAGATGGGGCGCCAGCAGTTCGTGCGCTACAAGGCGCGCGACGGCCTCGAGATTCCGGCCCTGCTCACCTTGCCGGCCGGCGGCGCCAGGAACAAGCTTCCGATGGTGGTGCTGGTGCACGGCGGCCCTTACGTACGCGGCGCTTCCTGGGGCTGGCACCCGGAGTCGCAATTTCTGGCGTCGCGCGGCTATGCGGTGCTGGAACCGGAATTCCGCGGCAGCCAGGGTTTCGGCATCAAGCATTTCAAGGCCGGCTTCAAGCAGTGGGGCCTGGCGATGCAGGACGACATTGCCGACGGCGTGCGCTGGGCGGTGGACAAGGGCATCGCCGACGGGGCGCGCGTGTGCATCGCGGGCGCCAGCTACGGCGGCTATGCCACCCTGATGGGGCTGGTGAAAGATCCCGATCTGTACAAGTGCGGCATCAACTGGGTGGGCGTCACCGACATCAACCTGATGTACAACGGCGGCTGGAGCTTCACCAACGACACCCCGGACGAGTACAAGGCCTACGGCATGCCGGAAATGGTCGGCGACCCGGTCAAGGACGCGGCCCAGCTCAAGGCGACTTCGCCGATCGAACAGGCCGCCCGCATCACGCAGCCCGTGCTGCTGGCCTACGGCGGTGTCGACCGTCGCGTGCCGATCAACCACGGCACGCTGTTCCGTAATGCGCTCATGAAAACCAACCAGGACGTCGAGTGGGTCGAATACCCCGAAGAAGGCCACGGCTTCTCGCTGGAGAAGAACAACATCGACTTCTGGAGTCGGGTCGAGCGCTTCCTGGACCGGAACATCGGCGCGGGCGCGGCGAAATAA
- the purM gene encoding phosphoribosylformylglycinamidine cyclo-ligase: MSQPSNVSLSYRDAGVDIDAGDALVEAIKPFAKRTMREGVLGGIGGFGGLFEISKKYKEPVLVSGTDGVGTKLKLAFELNRHDTVGIDLVAMSVNDILVQGAEPLFFLDYFACGKLDVPTATAVVKGIAQGCEQSGCALLGGETAEMPGMYPDGEYDLAGFAVGAVEKSQLIDGSKIAPGDVVLGLASSGIHSNGYSLVRKIISVAKPDLEADFHGRKLADVLMAPTRIYVKPLLALMQSMEVKGMVHITGGGLVENIPRVLGEKLTAVLDAQSWTMPPLFQWLQQHGGVADAEMHRVFNCGIGMTVIVAKENADAAMAQLQAAGETVYRIGEIRAREEGQAQTVVQ; the protein is encoded by the coding sequence ATGAGCCAACCATCTAATGTTTCCCTCTCCTACCGCGACGCCGGTGTCGACATCGACGCAGGCGACGCCCTGGTCGAAGCAATCAAGCCGTTTGCCAAGCGCACCATGCGCGAAGGTGTCCTCGGCGGCATCGGCGGTTTCGGCGGGCTGTTCGAGATCAGCAAGAAGTACAAGGAACCGGTCCTGGTGTCGGGCACCGACGGCGTCGGCACCAAGCTCAAGCTCGCTTTCGAGCTGAACCGCCACGACACGGTCGGCATCGACCTGGTCGCCATGAGCGTCAACGACATCCTGGTCCAGGGCGCCGAGCCGCTGTTCTTCCTCGACTACTTCGCCTGCGGCAAGCTGGACGTGCCGACCGCCACCGCCGTGGTCAAGGGCATCGCCCAGGGCTGCGAACAATCCGGCTGCGCCCTGCTGGGCGGCGAAACCGCCGAGATGCCTGGCATGTACCCGGACGGCGAATACGACCTGGCCGGCTTCGCCGTCGGCGCGGTGGAAAAATCGCAGCTCATCGACGGCAGCAAGATCGCCCCGGGCGACGTGGTGCTGGGCCTGGCCTCGTCGGGCATCCACTCCAACGGCTATTCGCTGGTGCGCAAGATCATTAGCGTCGCCAAGCCCGACCTGGAAGCCGACTTCCACGGCCGTAAGCTGGCCGACGTGCTGATGGCGCCGACCCGCATCTACGTCAAGCCGCTGCTGGCCCTGATGCAATCGATGGAAGTGAAGGGCATGGTGCACATCACCGGCGGCGGCCTGGTCGAGAACATCCCGCGCGTGCTGGGCGAGAAGCTCACCGCGGTGCTGGATGCGCAATCGTGGACCATGCCGCCGCTGTTCCAGTGGCTGCAGCAGCACGGCGGCGTGGCCGATGCCGAGATGCACCGCGTGTTCAACTGCGGCATCGGCATGACCGTGATCGTGGCGAAGGAAAACGCGGACGCCGCCATGGCCCAGTTGCAGGCGGCCGGCGAGACCGTCTACCGCATCGGCGAGATCCGCGCGCGCGAAGAAGGCCAGGCGCAGACCGTGGTGCAATGA
- a CDS encoding AI-2E family transporter — translation MPLFLTPEQKQSAFWFALWLAVALLLVTLGPILSPFIAAAILAYMLGGAVDRLARARPGRRGMARVLAVSLVLAAFFVVLIALVLTVVPVLRAEIPLLQAKIPAFFTWLDTFVAPWLAGYGINVKLDSAGLRQLVEQQIAAGGDDLWTSVLAKVRVGGSAVLGWVATLTLVPVVLFYLLLDWHRLLARIAGAIPRRWVGQVGGMARETDELLAQYLRGQLLVMIVLSVYYSAALAILGLDVALPVGVLTGLLGFVPYLGFGLGLLLALVAALLQFAGWAGLAWVVAIYTVGQLIESFILTPRLVGERIGLHPLAVIFALMAFGELFGFAGVLLALPASAVLMVGFRHVRAHYLRSSFYNA, via the coding sequence ATGCCACTATTCCTCACGCCAGAGCAAAAACAGTCCGCATTCTGGTTCGCGCTCTGGCTGGCGGTGGCACTTCTCCTGGTCACCCTGGGGCCGATCCTGTCGCCCTTCATCGCCGCGGCCATCCTCGCCTACATGCTGGGCGGGGCGGTGGACCGCCTGGCGCGGGCCCGCCCCGGCCGGCGCGGGATGGCGCGCGTGCTAGCCGTGTCGCTCGTGCTGGCGGCCTTCTTCGTGGTGCTCATCGCCCTGGTGCTGACCGTGGTGCCGGTGCTGCGCGCCGAGATCCCCCTGCTGCAGGCCAAGATTCCCGCCTTCTTCACCTGGCTCGACACCTTCGTCGCACCCTGGCTGGCCGGCTACGGCATCAACGTCAAGCTCGACAGCGCCGGCCTGCGCCAGCTGGTCGAACAGCAGATCGCGGCCGGCGGCGACGACCTCTGGACCTCGGTGCTGGCCAAGGTGCGGGTGGGCGGCAGCGCGGTGCTGGGCTGGGTCGCCACCCTGACCCTGGTGCCGGTGGTGCTGTTCTACCTGCTGCTCGACTGGCACCGCCTGCTGGCCCGCATCGCCGGCGCGATCCCGCGCCGCTGGGTCGGCCAGGTGGGCGGCATGGCGCGCGAGACCGACGAGCTGCTGGCCCAGTACCTGCGCGGCCAGCTGCTGGTGATGATCGTGCTGTCCGTGTACTACTCGGCGGCCCTGGCCATCCTGGGACTGGACGTGGCGCTGCCGGTCGGCGTGCTCACCGGCCTGCTGGGCTTCGTGCCCTACCTCGGTTTCGGCCTGGGACTGCTGCTGGCCCTGGTGGCGGCGCTGCTGCAATTCGCCGGCTGGGCGGGCCTGGCCTGGGTGGTGGCGATCTATACCGTGGGCCAGCTGATCGAAAGCTTCATCCTGACGCCGCGCCTGGTGGGCGAGCGCATCGGCCTGCACCCGCTGGCCGTGATCTTCGCCCTGATGGCCTTCGGCGAGCTGTTCGGCTTCGCCGGCGTGCTGCTGGCCCTGCCTGCTTCGGCGGTGCTGATGGTCGGTTTCCGCCACGTGCGCGCCCACTATCTGCGCAGCAGCTTTTATAATGCCTGA
- the hda gene encoding DnaA regulatory inactivator Hda, with amino-acid sequence MKQLVLDLGADPAHSLDTFQVGENAELAHLMHQFAQRASREHFAYLWGDTGAGKTHLLQALAASPASRYIPFDAPEDQFVHAEDVTLYLLDDCDRLSPQRQIDAFALFNQIREHGAYMVSTGPVPPGVLGVREDLRTRMGWGLVYQIKGLSDDEKIAALTQAAEARGLTLSASVLPYLLSHFKRDMRSLATMLDALDQYSLETQRPVTLPLLRDLLLQENQQSEPKE; translated from the coding sequence ATGAAACAGCTGGTGCTCGATTTAGGCGCCGATCCGGCGCACAGCCTCGACACCTTCCAGGTGGGCGAGAATGCCGAACTGGCGCACCTGATGCACCAGTTCGCGCAGCGTGCTTCGCGCGAGCATTTCGCCTACCTGTGGGGCGACACCGGCGCCGGCAAGACCCACCTGCTGCAGGCGCTGGCGGCCAGCCCGGCCTCGCGCTACATCCCGTTCGACGCGCCGGAGGACCAGTTCGTCCATGCCGAGGACGTGACCCTGTATCTGCTGGACGACTGCGACCGCCTCTCGCCGCAGCGCCAGATCGACGCCTTCGCCCTGTTCAACCAGATCCGCGAGCACGGCGCCTACATGGTCAGCACCGGCCCGGTGCCGCCCGGGGTGCTGGGGGTGCGCGAAGACCTGCGCACGCGCATGGGCTGGGGCCTGGTGTACCAGATCAAGGGCCTGTCGGACGACGAAAAGATCGCCGCCCTCACCCAGGCCGCCGAAGCGCGCGGTTTGACGCTGTCGGCCAGCGTGTTACCCTATTTGTTGTCTCACTTCAAGCGCGACATGCGGTCGCTGGCGACGATGCTGGACGCGCTCGACCAGTATTCGCTCGAGACCCAGCGCCCTGTCACCCTGCCGCTGCTGCGTGATTTGTTGCTGCAAGAAAACCAGCAGTCGGAACCCAAAGAATGA
- a CDS encoding HAD family hydrolase, translated as MKNLALFDLDHTLLPIDSDYEWGEFLVRIKAVDEIAFRRRNDEFFAQYQAGVLDPVEYLEFALGTLARFPRAELDALHARYMREVIEPAIRPQALQLVREHQEAGDLVAIITATNHYITAPIAARFGVAHHIGAMPEVDASGKLTGKLSGTPTSGPGKITHMHAWLARLGHSFDAFERCHFYSDSHNDLPLLSIVSHPVATNPSAKLAAHAQSQGWPTIHLFND; from the coding sequence ATGAAAAACCTTGCGCTGTTTGACCTCGACCACACCCTGCTGCCGATCGATTCGGACTACGAATGGGGCGAGTTCCTGGTCCGCATCAAGGCGGTGGACGAAATCGCCTTCCGCCGCCGTAACGACGAGTTCTTCGCCCAGTACCAGGCGGGGGTGCTCGACCCCGTGGAATACCTCGAATTCGCCCTCGGCACCCTGGCGCGCTTCCCGCGCGCCGAACTGGACGCCCTGCACGCCCGCTACATGCGGGAAGTGATCGAGCCGGCGATCAGGCCGCAGGCATTGCAACTGGTGCGCGAGCACCAGGAAGCCGGCGACCTGGTGGCGATCATCACCGCCACCAACCACTACATCACGGCGCCGATCGCGGCACGCTTCGGCGTGGCGCACCACATCGGCGCGATGCCGGAAGTCGACGCCAGCGGCAAGCTGACCGGCAAGCTGTCCGGCACCCCGACCTCGGGCCCGGGCAAGATCACCCACATGCACGCATGGCTGGCGCGCCTCGGGCACAGCTTCGATGCGTTCGAGCGCTGCCACTTCTACAGCGACTCGCACAACGACCTGCCGCTGCTGTCGATCGTCAGCCATCCGGTCGCCACCAACCCGAGCGCCAAGCTCGCCGCCCACGCGCAATCGCAGGGTTGGCCAACCATTCATCTCTTCAATGATTAA